One region of Azoarcus sp. CIB genomic DNA includes:
- a CDS encoding DUF3597 domain-containing protein, which yields MGLFSSILAKLGFGDEAPTPAGSAAPGSPSAGAQPAPSASAAPAAISQVDVVAKLEALSAANPQKLNWKVSIVDLMKLLGLDSSLAARKELATELGCPADKMADSAQMNIWLHKTVLQRLADNGGNIPRELL from the coding sequence ATGGGACTTTTCAGCAGCATCCTAGCGAAGTTGGGGTTCGGCGATGAGGCACCAACCCCCGCAGGTTCGGCCGCCCCGGGTTCGCCAAGCGCTGGAGCGCAACCCGCGCCGTCAGCGTCCGCCGCCCCTGCTGCGATCTCGCAGGTCGATGTCGTGGCGAAGCTCGAGGCACTTTCGGCCGCGAATCCGCAGAAGCTCAACTGGAAGGTCTCGATCGTCGACCTCATGAAGCTGCTTGGCCTGGACAGCAGTCTTGCTGCGCGGAAGGAGCTGGCAACCGAGCTGGGCTGTCCGGCAGACAAGATGGCGGACTCCGCGCAGATGAACATCTGGCTCCACAAGACTGTCCTGCAGCGCTTGGCGGACAACGGCGGAAATATTCCCCGCGAGCTCCTGTAG
- a CDS encoding tetratricopeptide repeat protein produces MNPGLRPYRCRACHHRFWAPRESSGRRFGFSAGALPLLIIAIGVFWVFGEPRVDDQAAHEPVPAATAIDPHTLRAAQEGNAEAQVRIAKVLLFGGVQAGEQATEAVRWLQSAAEKNHPAAMVMLGKLYRSGFGVLQDYGQAVKWIRTAAERGDPDGMLELGRLYRDGLGIPRDPVLAYVWFNRAAAALQVDAVRHRADVARGLTPEQLKAAQAQSSALEVSQRDAKVAKDGR; encoded by the coding sequence ATGAATCCGGGGCTCCGGCCGTATCGTTGCCGTGCCTGTCACCACCGTTTTTGGGCGCCCCGCGAGTCGTCGGGCCGACGCTTCGGGTTTTCGGCCGGGGCGCTGCCCCTGTTGATCATTGCTATCGGGGTGTTTTGGGTGTTCGGCGAGCCGCGAGTGGACGATCAGGCGGCACATGAGCCCGTCCCGGCGGCAACTGCGATCGATCCCCATACGCTGAGGGCGGCGCAGGAGGGGAATGCCGAGGCCCAGGTCCGTATTGCGAAGGTTCTGCTGTTCGGTGGCGTGCAGGCCGGCGAGCAAGCGACCGAGGCGGTGCGGTGGTTGCAGTCGGCGGCGGAGAAGAACCATCCCGCGGCGATGGTGATGCTCGGAAAACTCTACCGTAGCGGCTTCGGTGTGCTGCAGGACTACGGCCAGGCCGTGAAATGGATCCGGACGGCAGCCGAACGAGGCGACCCCGACGGGATGCTCGAACTGGGTCGGCTGTACCGTGACGGCCTCGGTATTCCGCGGGATCCGGTGCTCGCCTATGTGTGGTTCAATCGTGCGGCCGCGGCGCTGCAGGTCGATGCGGTAAGACATCGCGCAGACGTCGCACGCGGCCTGACGCCGGAGCAGTTGAAGGCTGCGCAGGCACAGTCATCGGCGCTCGAGGTCAGTCAACGCGATGCCAAGGTGGCGAAGGACGGCAGGTAA
- a CDS encoding LysR family transcriptional regulator, giving the protein MDRYTEIRSFVLVAEKGSFAAAALVEGVTPVVMGRRLDGLEKRLGVRLMHRSTRGLTLTDLGEQFLEQCRHLIHEFDEAETSVSAGRDTVRGHLVVSAPAAFGRRHVAAHAPAFKARYPELKLSFNLTDSVVDLVREGYDMGIRIGEVTDPNYVALRLFPNRRVVCATPDYFARHGEPRVLEDLARHNCLAFNLQGGQQRGWSFVRDGKPVAVRVDGDLDCNDGELLHSWVRQGLGIGWRSTWEIQAELKRGELVTVLDEFAAPTYDIQAVYPQQRYLPAKVRHFVEYLKGIYNTPGYWERG; this is encoded by the coding sequence ATGGACCGTTACACCGAAATCCGCAGCTTCGTCCTCGTCGCCGAAAAGGGCAGCTTTGCCGCCGCCGCGCTGGTCGAGGGCGTGACGCCGGTCGTCATGGGCCGCCGCCTCGACGGCCTGGAAAAGCGCCTCGGCGTGCGCCTGATGCACCGCTCGACGCGCGGCCTCACACTCACTGACCTCGGCGAGCAGTTTCTCGAACAGTGCCGCCACCTGATCCACGAGTTCGACGAGGCCGAGACCAGCGTCAGCGCCGGGCGCGACACGGTGCGCGGGCACCTCGTCGTCTCCGCCCCCGCCGCGTTCGGTCGCCGCCATGTCGCCGCGCACGCCCCGGCCTTCAAGGCGCGCTACCCCGAGCTGAAGCTGTCGTTCAACCTCACCGACAGCGTCGTCGATCTGGTGCGCGAGGGCTACGACATGGGTATCCGCATCGGCGAAGTCACCGACCCCAACTACGTCGCCCTCCGCCTCTTCCCCAACCGGCGTGTCGTCTGCGCCACGCCGGACTACTTTGCGCGCCACGGCGAGCCGCGCGTTCTGGAGGATCTCGCGCGCCACAATTGCCTCGCGTTCAACCTGCAAGGCGGGCAACAGCGCGGTTGGAGCTTCGTGCGCGATGGCAAGCCGGTCGCGGTGCGCGTCGATGGCGATCTCGACTGCAATGACGGCGAGCTGCTCCATAGCTGGGTCAGGCAGGGGCTGGGGATCGGCTGGCGTTCGACCTGGGAGATCCAGGCCGAGCTCAAGCGCGGCGAGCTCGTGACCGTGCTCGACGAGTTCGCCGCGCCCACCTACGACATCCAGGCCGTGTATCCGCAGCAGCGCTACCTGCCGGCCAAGGTGCGCCACTTCGTCGAGTATCTGAAGGGGATCTACAACACGCCCGGCTATTGGGAGCGCGGTTAA
- a CDS encoding ankyrin repeat domain-containing protein yields the protein MSRQDEERCAEYRQFAKIDAAFRSGDLAALRAAVDDPEHVPNGPMPLTVGSCLEYAIYHSPLAFIRTLLQVGADPNAPDDGGFPSLIAALSCTNPHPGAPGRKNVAEIVELLLAFGADPDQRGINDYTALHMAVGERNLAVLERLLEAGADPALRTRIDDYETPREMAERAGLVQLAERLAEHERRRRIPNRSHD from the coding sequence ATGTCCAGGCAGGATGAGGAGCGCTGCGCCGAATACCGCCAGTTCGCGAAGATCGATGCGGCCTTCCGCAGCGGCGATCTCGCCGCGCTGCGGGCCGCGGTCGATGACCCGGAGCATGTGCCGAACGGGCCGATGCCGCTCACCGTCGGCTCCTGCCTCGAATACGCGATCTACCACAGCCCGTTGGCGTTCATCCGCACGCTGCTGCAGGTCGGCGCGGATCCGAATGCGCCGGACGATGGCGGCTTTCCGTCGCTGATCGCGGCGCTGTCGTGCACGAATCCGCATCCTGGCGCACCCGGACGCAAGAACGTGGCGGAGATCGTCGAGCTGCTGCTCGCCTTCGGCGCCGATCCCGACCAGCGCGGCATCAACGACTACACCGCGCTGCACATGGCGGTGGGCGAACGCAATCTCGCGGTGCTGGAACGTCTGCTCGAGGCGGGGGCGGACCCGGCGCTGCGCACGCGCATCGACGATTACGAGACGCCGCGCGAGATGGCCGAGCGCGCCGGGCTCGTACAATTGGCCGAACGGCTCGCTGAGCACGAGCGGCGGCGCCGGATCCCCAACCGTTCGCACGACTGA